A single genomic interval of Lathyrus oleraceus cultivar Zhongwan6 chromosome 7, CAAS_Psat_ZW6_1.0, whole genome shotgun sequence harbors:
- the LOC127105395 gene encoding glycerol kinase has translation MSKDDVYIGAIDQGTSSSRFIIYDKSAKPIGIHHVEFTQFYPQAGWVEHDPMEILESVRVCITKAVDKATADGFNVDKGLKAIGITNQRETTLVWSKSTGAPLHNAIVWMDARTASVCRRLEKELSGGRTHFVESCGLPISTYFSALKLLWLMENVDAVKEAIKKKDALFGTIDTWLIWNLTGGVKGGLHVTDVSNASRTMLMNLKTLNWDESTLKELEIPPEILPKIISNSEPIGNVTTGWPIAGIPIAGCLGDQHAAMLGQACRKGEAKSTYGTGAFILLNTGEEVVQSKHGLLSTIAFKLGPNAPANYALEGSVAIAGAAVQWIRDSLSLISNANEIEDMALGVESNGGVYFVPAFNGLFAPWWREDARGVLIGITRYTGKGHIARAVLESICFQVKDVIDSMCKDSEFSDSKKEEFLLRVDGGATVNNLMMQTQADLLATPVIRPSDIETTALGAAYAAGLAVGVWKEEYFFDSKERLKNANIFRPQMTEEMRKKKADSWLKAVNKSFDLADLSL, from the exons ATGTCTAAAGATGATGTTTACATTGGAGCAATTGATCAAGGAACAAGCAGTAGCAGGTTCATAATCTATGACAAATCAGCTAAACCAATTGGAATTCACCATGTTGAGTTCACTCAGTTTTATCCACAAGCAGG GTGGGTGGAGCATGATCCAATGGAGATATTGGAGAGTGTGAGGGTTTGTATTACTAAGGCAGTGGATAAGGCAACAGCTGATGGATTCAATGTGGATAAAGGTTTGAAAGCTATTGGTATTACAAATCAAAGAGAGACTACTCTTGTTTGGAGCAAATCCACTGGTGCTCCTCTTCACAATGCTATTGTTTGGATGGATGCTCGCACCGCCTCCGTTTGCAG GAGATTGGAAAAGGAGTTATCTGGCGGTAGAACACACTTTGTGGAGAGTTGCGGTTTACCTATTAGCACTTATTTCAGTGCTTTGAAACTTCTGTGGTTGATGGAAAATGTGGATGCTGTCAAGGAAGCTATAAAGAAAAAGGATGCCTTGTTCGGAACCATAGACACTTGGTTGATATGGAATTTAACCGGTGGAGTGAAAGGAGGGCTACACGTTACGGATGTTTCAAATGCATCCCGAACAATGCTGATGAACCTAAAAACCCTCAACTGGGATGAATCCACTTTGAAAGAACTTGAAATCCCTCCTGAAATTTTGCCTAAAATTATTAGTAACTCAGAACCTATAGGAAATGTTACTACCGGATGGCCAATTGCCGGTATCCCTATCGCTGGATGCTTAGGCGATCAACATGCAGCAATGCTCGGACAAGCATGCCGTAAAGGTGAGGCTAAAAGTACTTACGGAACAGGTGCATTCATTCTATTGAATACCGGCGAAGAAGTAGTTCAATCAAAGCATGGTCTACTATCAACTATTGCTTTTAAGCTTGGTCCTAATGCTCCAGCCAATTATGCGCTGGAAGGATCCGTTGCTATTGCTGGAGCTGCGGTGCAATGGATTAGAGACAGTCTTAGTCTCATTTCAAATGCTAATGAAATAGAGGATATGGCATTAGGAGTTGAATCCAACGGTGGAGTTTACTTTGTTCCTGCTTTCAATGGATTGTTTGCTCCATGGTGGCGCGAGGATGCTCGCGGTGTTTTAATTGGAATTACAAGGTATACAGGTAAGGGTCACATTGCTCGAGCCGTGCTTGAGAGCATATGTTTTCAAGTGAAAGACGTCATTGATTCAATGTGCAAAGATTCTGAGTTCAGTGACTCTAAGAAAGAAGAGTTTTTGCTTAGAGTGGATGGTGGTGCAACTGTTAACAACCTGATGATGCAGACTCAG GCGGATTTGTTGGCAACTCCGGTAATTAGACCGTCTGACATTGAAACAACAGCACTAGGAGCAGCATATGCCGCTGGATTAGCAGTTGGTGTTTGGAAAGAAGAATACTTTTTCGACTCAAAGGAAAGGTTGAAGAATGCAAACATTTTCCGTCCTCAAATGACGGAAGAAATGAGGAAAAAGAAAGCAGATTCTTGGTTAAAAGCTGTCAATAAATCTTTTGACTTAGCTGATCTTTCTCTTTGA
- the LOC127105394 gene encoding glycerol kinase: MSEDDVFIGSIDQGTSSTRFIIYDKSAKPIGSHHVEFTQFYPQAGWVEHDPMEILESVKACITKAVDKATADGFNVSKGLKAIGITNQRETTLVWSKSTGAPLHNAIVWMDVRTASVCRRLEKELSGGRTHFVESCGLPISTYFSALKLLWLMENEDAVKEAIKKKDALFGTIDTWLIWNLTGGVKGGLHVTDVSNASRTMLMNLKTLNWDESTLKTLEIPPEILPKIISNSEIIGDVATGWPIAGIPISGCLGDQHAAMLGQACRKGEAKSTYGTGAFILLNTGEEVVQSTHGLLSTIAFKLGPNAPANYALEGSVAIAGAAVQWIRDGLTLISNASEIETMALEVESNGGVYFVPAFNGLFAPWWRDDARGVLIGITRYTNKGHIARAVLESICFQVKDVIDSMRKDSGFNESNKEEFLLRVDGGAAVNSLMMQIQADLSATPVVRPADVETTALGAAYAAGLAVGVWKEDYIFDSKDKMKNANIFRPLMNEEIRKKKSDSWLKAVNKSFDLADLAL, from the exons ATGTCTGAAGATGATGTTTTTATTGGATCAATTGATCAAGGAACAAGCAGCACCAGATTCATAATCTATGACAAATCAGCTAAACCAATTGGATCTCACCATGTTGAGTTCACCCAGTTTTATCCACAAGCAGG GTGGGTAGAGCATGATCCAATGGAGATATTGGAGAGTGTGAAGGCTTGTATTACTAAGGCGGTGGATAAGGCAACAGCTGATGGATTCAATGTGAGTAAAGGTTTGAAAGCTATTGGTATTACAAATCAAAGAGAGACTACTCTTGTTTGGAGCAAATCCACTGGTGCTCCTCTTCACAATGCTATTGTTTGGATGGATGTTCGCACCGCCTCCGTTTGCAG GAGACTAGAAAAGGAGTTATCTGGCGGTAGAACACATTTCGTAGAGAGTTGCGGTTTACCTATTAGCACCTATTTCAGTGCTTTGAAACTTCTGTGGTTGATGGAAAATGAGGATGCTGTCAAGGAAGCTATAAAGAAAAAGGATGCCTTGTTCGGAACCATAGACACTTGGTTGATATGGAATTTAACTGGTGGAGTGAAAGGAGGATTACACGTTACGGATGTTTCAAATGCATCCCGAACAATGCTGATGAACCTAAAAACCCTCAACTGGGATGAATCCACTTTGAAAACACTTGAAATCCCTCCTGAAATTTTGCCTAAAATTATTAGTAATTCAGAAATTATAGGCGATGTTGCTACTGGATGGCCAATTGCCGGTATCCCTATCTCTGGATGTTTAGGTGATCAACATGCGGCCATGCTCGGACAAGCCTGCCGTAAAGGTGAGGCTAAAAGTACTTACGGAACAGGTGCATTCATTCTATTGAATACCGGCGAAGAAGTAGTTCAATCGACTCATGGCCTACTGTCAACTATAGCTTTTAAGCTTGGTCCTAATGCTCCAGCCAATTATGCGCTGGAAGGATCCGTTGCTATTGCTGGAGCAGCGGTGCAATGGATTAGAGACGGTCTTACTCTTATTTCAAATGCTAGTGAAATAGAGACTATGGCGTTGGAGGTTGAATCCAACGGCGGTGTTTACTTTGTTCCTGCTTTCAATGGATTGTTTGCTCCGTGGTGGCGTGATGATGCTCGTGGGGTTTTAATTGGAATTACAAGGTATACAAATAAGGGTCACATTGCTCGAGCCGTGCTGGAGAGCATATGTTTTCAAGTGAAAGATGTCATTGATTCAATGCGCAAAGATTCTGGATTCAATGAATCTAACAAAGAAGAGTTCTTGCTTAGAGTGGATGGTGGTGCAGCTGTTAACAGCCTGATGATGCAGATTCAG GCGGATTTGTCGGCAACTCCTGTAGTTAGACCGGCTGACGTTGAAACAACAGCACTTGGAGCAGCATATGCAGCTGGATTAGCTGTTGGAGTTTGGAAAGAAGATTACATTTTCGATTCGAAGGATAAGATGAAGAATGCAAACATTTTCCGACCTCTAATGAATGAAGAAAtaaggaaaaagaaatcagatTCTTGGTTAAAAGCTGTTAATAAATCTTTTGACTTAGCTGATCTTGCTCTCTAA